TGGTTGCCTGTCCCTAAAGTCCACCAAACACATTAGTGTACTGTTGACGGGTTCGGCTGACCGTTTGATGTGTATGGGGAAGTGAACAATCGGGTAAAATGGTTGTCTTCCCTTGATCCCTACCTCCAGAAGTGTTTGGTAGTGGCTTTCTTCCCATTGAATTGACATACACTTTCGGCAACATGTATGAGGGAGTTGTCAGAGTCAGAAGAGAGAGCTGCtcggccaacagctattgaaggtgcCTTCAGAGACACATTACTGACGCAAGGAGTTTTCATGCAGCATTGTTCAAGCATGGGCACTGCCCCCTCTATATAAACTCTGTAGGAGTGTTAAGGCGGGTTCATACGTCGCAATGTTACAGTCAGTTGTTGAGAAGGAAACGTTCCTTCCCGATAGTgcgctgctcgttcagtgaaggagacctgagcgtttacatgcagcgatctccttcaccgtatgaggatgagggatggctATTGCGATTCTTCATCCCCGTACAAAATCATTGCttatcgggtgatcctgtcattcGTGCAGGCAGATAAatgatcatttctgggcagcagatcgtgtggtctaaacagcaatctgctgcccagaaatgatcatTTATCTGCCTGCACGAATGACAGGaccacccgatgaacgagtgtttcgCTTGTTCATCAGATGATCGGCTGCACATTTAAATGGGCAGATTTCAGGAACGAGCATTCGCAGGAAcggtttgttcccgataatctgcccgaaaATCGGACCGTGTAAAGCCTCATTTAGAAACAGCCAAGCATTCATCTACCAAGTAGATAGGTGATTAGGTGCGTGGCAAGAATTTAAGTAAATGCCACGTGGCGTAAAATGTTGGGCCAGAATATGATAATCTTTGACCAGTTTTATGGAGTGCGCCAACCTCTTTATTTTGTAAATTAGTGGCAGTCCATGCTCAGACCTCACTGATGTAATCTTGAGATATATAGACATGACATTTTAATGCCAGAAGGTCATTTTGGCTGGAATTACTATTTGttttactgtattttatttttttccgggaCTTAATCTGTAACtgccgttttatttttatttgtgtaatgtatagaGGCACTGATACTCACCAGTTTTGTAATATACGTTAATGACTGAAATCATACTTTTTCCAGTAGAACAATAGCTCTAAAgaggcccattttgagccttcgCAATgtttctgtcttctgtttacataacccAGTCCTTAGCAGGTCTCCACTGttctgtaaacagaagacagaggagcgttgcgaAGGctcaaatgggccactttagagctatttttctactGGAAATGTTTGAtctcagtaattaaagtatattacaaaaatggtcagtatcactgcctctGTACATTATAAAAATAGAacgacagttaccctttaattcttgatgacctatccttagaaaaggtcatcaatatcagttgtgtcattggaactacacagctccatacgTGTAGGGGCTGtacctggttactgcagtgctactACTCCCTAACCCCATAgcctatatttaaaggggtattccagttatagcAAGGTATGCCATAACTATTAATATTAATGGGGGCCATACCTCTGGGATGACCCACCGATCATGGGAATAGGACCCTGTACCCCGCTGCCTCCCCTGAATGAATGTGTGTGAGTGTCAGTGTCCATGCCAAACTCAATGCTCAGTTGACTTTGGGGTGCTGCGCTGAGTACGGTGTCCCTGTTCTTGTGAACGGTGGGTGGTCCCAAAGGtagggtccccattgatttaatAGTTATCCCATATACTGTGGATACGGGATAACGTGCTACAGTCTGAATACCcttataaagagaacctgtcaccatgaaatgcagtgcaatctgcaggtagcatgttatagagcagaaagagcggagcagattgatatgtagtccTGTGGGGAAAGGTttggtaaaacctgtaattttatAAATGTATCTCTTGGGCGATGGAGCTTAGAAAAAGCAGAAAgagtagagatataaatgtataaactaCAAGTTTTACTGCATCTTTTCCCACAGAAATATATAtccgtctgctcagctcctcctgctctataacaagctgACTGCATTTCATGGGGAGAGGGTCTCTCTAGGAtacatgcacacagcagtgtaatTTATGTGGTTTTTCTGAGTGGATTTCGCTTTGTTTCCTTAGTAAATCCACTTCAAAATCTGCAGGTGTTACTTGCATTACAAAAGGTAAAATCTGCACAAGCAATTGTCATGCTGCAGGTTTCAAAATCCGCACTCCAGGTCAATTTCTTTGCTGAAAATTTCTGCACCATGTAGATGAGATTTTGAAAATGTCATCTGCTAAACTAGAGCTGCAGATTTTCCACCCAAAAATCCATGTGGAAAATGTGTGCACAATACATacagtgtgcatgtggcctttaAAGTGCCACTTTCAAGAGGCAGACTTTCAATACAGGCACAAAGATGTAGAATTGTTACTCCAGATTATTTTATTCTATTATGTATGCaatttctatatttatttatttatttttaaatctatGTAATGTCTTATTGTTTCCTATTATAGGTTGCAAACCATGTTGTTCAGGCACTTTTAAATCAAAAGGTAAGTACGGTAGTGTCCCCCTCTTGTGATTTTTGGCTACTGTCTGTGGCCCTGTAGGGCAGCGAGCTCCATTTGGTACACATGAAGCATTGCTTTTTATGCATATTGTAGTTCTCTTGGATTTCTGGAATAGTCATTCATGCACAGATCTACGAAACATGGCTCATTTACCttgttttttccccacttttcCACAAGCTTCTGTATTAATGGTGCTCCCATTCCATTTCTTTCCTGTTGTCATACAATGTATGGCTTTATGCAGTGTACTAGGCACATGTTCACATGACGCCAACTGCCGTTGCAGCCTAGTCATCCATtccatctgcttttttttttttgggccaaatCGATTATTGGTCCCCTTAAAAgtatttcacacttgcgttgttgttttttgCAGTACTGAGATCCAGTCATAAAAACTGCAAAAACGGATCAGACACTAAAAACCATATAAGTCAATGTGGACCgactcctttttttattttatttttattaggagcctaaaaaaacatATCAGTCACCCATTGTATTtaatgatggatccgttttttttctgtttttgatttcacacaaccgcatcctaacagaatggatgcatcctgataggcaaaatcaaaataaatccgtttaattccggtattgagatcctctgcctgaTCTCATTAGCAGAATtaccaacgcaagtgtgaaacggcCTTACACGGTAGCTATTGTTTTTCAGTTTGGGTTTAATACACTCTTCCGTCCCTTGGTttcattttgtttattttattctttcttcAGGATCTTCGGGAGGAATGTATTAAACTGAAAAAAAGGGTGTTTGACCTTGAGCGTCAGAACAGAGCATTGAGTGACCTCTTTCACCAGAAGTTGCAGCGCTCCTCGGGATCATCCCCTGAGGTAAGAGCCGTTACCATGGAGAACAGGTTGCATGTGAGGCACACGCTTGACTTGTCATTTGTGGTACCTGTAACCACCGCATTTTCCtcacttttatagtttttttctttgGTTGCACTGAAATGATACGTTCTCTGATTTGGAAGTCCTAATTTGTCATCCGAAGGTTTTTTTTCTTACTGAACACACATTGAGTGATTCAGAGGAATCCTTTATAGGAATGCTGCAGTTCATTTAGGCCGGATTGTATCCGAGCAGTTTGTTTAAGGCCTCGTTCAGATTGGAAGATTGGTAGCAGCTTCTTACTTTACAATCTGCTGAGATAAAGCACAGTACGGCACTTGTCAAGGAGGTTTTCAACTGCCATTCACTTGAGGGCACTCGTATTTTAAGGGCATGCTGTGCGCCTCTTACTTTTCTAAGAAAATGTCAGTGAACCTTTTGGAATTACCTGGATTTCTGCAGAGATTACTAATCGGATGTGGTCTCATTGTTCTCTAGGTCATAATCACAGGCAAACACAAAAACTGAGGAGGAACTTTGGACCAATCCTCCCTGCAAATGTGTTtttagctatattttttttatctattgctTCCGAACATTTCTTTGGGATAAGACAAGCTTTCACTGGATTAAAACCCAAGGGAAATGGGAACATTCCTGAGAAAATGTAAGGGAAGGTTTCCCCTTGTGCCAATGTACTATACTTCCTTTGATCTAAAAAGATGTATGAATGAACAGATCTCCTGACCTTAAAGAGGATATGTCactaggatcaaccctattaaatcagatatactggctggtagggctcattatgctgattTAAAACAATAccgtacctttcttttgtctgtatgtaaAATAGCTGCAGTGATGTCttatttattaatatgcaaatgagcacattCAAGCACCAGGAGGCTGGGCTGAATCATTTGAGCACTACTTTGTCCCGCCCTGTGCACTctgcaccccccctcctcccccacttGATTGACAGTGCTAGAtatcagcatgctgagggcagagctgtgtcctagcatctacatatcatatactctatgtactatagcttagCACATGCTCAGAAAGGTAATATACATCTtgctgctttattcacaagcGCAATGTATGATTATTTTGCCACACCTGACAGGTATAGGTGGTAAAACATGGACTAGACTGTCTAAAGCTGCGCCTAATGGATCATCCAGCATAAGCCTCTGTGATAACTCTGGCACCTTTTTTAGCCTGTCTAGTCTAAGTGtgcagtattagtaaatctgcccttgTGTATTGGTTTAGTAAAGCTATATTATAGCGGCATCTATATAAGCCATCTTaattacttaaagggtttctcaaAGACCAATAACCCCTTTTCATATTTGCAAGCAGTATgcatgggtttaaaaaaaaaaatcacctgtaaggctggtttcacatcatttatttttcccttcttctgatccgtcagaagaacagaaaaataaagaaaagaaaaaaaaaaatgatgccaaacgtgcataaatgagcataacggatgcttaaaatacaggatctgttttttcctttattcttctgtttttgttttttttctgctggccaatcagtggcctcagcagtgacttgTGCAGGAACAGTATATTACCGCTGCCACCGCTGAGACCATTCATTGGCTAGTGGCAATAATATGCGTGTTGCGCGTCCGGTCCAGGAACCCCTTTTAAAGACCTATGTGGTTTAACAAACCTTGTGTGTAGTCTGATCTGCAGTTACGTAATTACTCTGCTTGCTTTGTGTACATGACTGCAGTAACTGACTACACAGGGTTTATAGCCAAGTTGCTTTAGTTTTTATATTGAATTACTGGAGCACTACAACAAATTTGTTACTTGGGTATTTGTCCACCAGCTTTGCCATTGGTTCTTAAACTGACCCATTGAATCCTAAAGGTGTTTCCAGGAAATGGTTCTGATGACTtattctcaagataggtcatcagtattcgaTCGGTgaaggtccaactcccagcacccttcCAATCAGATGTTTCAAGGGGCTGCAGCACTCGGATGAGTGCTTTAGTCTCTTCATTGTATACCAGGTACATACCCTACATTGTAtaccagctgtgcttggtattgcagctgtcctattcatctgaatggggctgaactgcagaaAGGCCATATGACTGATGGATGTGATGTCAAAAGCTGCAGCGTGGCCCATTCCAACAGCCgaattgatgacctttccttaggGCAGGTCATTAGTAACCCCATTTAAACTTGTTAAACTTTTTTTCTTAATTTGATGCAGTTTGTCatgctttattttcctttttaaatTACATTCCTCACGTGTTTGTTTTCTAATATAGTTGCACCCATTGCAGGTTCTATCTGACTCCCAGGGAGCTGACCTTGACAGGATATCCGTCTCCCTTCCACTGGGACAATGTGGAGTGCAGAGAGAGGTAACTAAACCTAAATGTACAACTACTGGTAGACTGCACCTTTCTGAAAGGTAAGGGAACTCCCAATATCtcttaaagctggccatacacataaaaGTTGGTCAGACTCCCTGATTTCTGTGGGATTAGCCAACAGTCTTTAACAGTCTTTGAAGACATGATCCCCAGGAGATAtgccaccaccagaggtgtctaCTACCAATTTCATTCCCCTTCATGACACATTTACACACATAATTTATATTTCTAAAAACCTATTtctattactctttttgtgagaGAAGTTTCTCAGTTTGTGTGAATATCATGTGTTCTCATTAAAAAATGATTAAGTTACCAATACAAAATCGCTTTCTGCACTTCTAAAGTGATATAAATGTTTTTTCTTCTCGCATAGGAAAAACAACGTTCTGGTCGGTCCCAACCATCATGTCGCTCAGTAGATGCTATGTCACCATTCCTCAGGAAAAAGGCTCAAATCTTAGAAGTCCTACGGAGGCTAGAGGCCACAGGATCTCGGAGTGGATCATCCTGCACTACACCGCCAATGTATCTTGGGGGGATATCATCAGCTAATGGGAATGGATTGCGTGTAAGACCAGACCAAGGCTTGGATTATGTGAATGGTGAAGGCTTAACTTCTTCAGAACATGGAGGAGATGAACCTTGGGCGTCTTGTTTGCTTTTGGCTCAGAACGGTTGGGAGGAATTGCTTAAGTGGAAGCCTGTACAACGGGAGCCACCAGCAGGCAGccctggagaaggaggaggggaaCACCTTGGTTTGGCATCAGGAGAAGATGCACAGCAATCATTGCGGCAAGCTGAGGGAAGTTCTTCATCTTCAGATGATGACATTGGAGATCCACCTCCTCCTTGCAATGAAATTAGGCAAAGACTGCCATTAACAGACTTGACTAAGGGTTTAGCGCCATGTATGTGCTCCCGTGGAGCAGTAGATAAAAGGGGCCCTATTGAGGGCTATTCAGATGGAACTGGCTATTCTAGGGGCCACACTGGGCATCTTCATTCGTTAACTTGTTACAGCAGAAGCCTTCGTGACATGGCAGAAAGTCAGCATGTGCCAGTGACACCaccagcagttacagagagaggggATTCCTTGTCGTCTTCACCAGGAAAGCAATCCATTTCTGAGAATGCTTCTGATGGACCTTCCTCTtcttgtcctccttctcctgaggCCGCTGTCAGTTTGCCAAGGGATGGAACtattttttcccacaaaaatgCAGTCCAGGAGCAACAAGATGATTGTCCTCAGCCCTCGATGGTGGTTTCTAATCCCACTTGTCCTGACCCAGAAGATGCACTTATTCCTTCCTCTGAGCCCCAGACCCCTCATATTCCTTCTCCAGCTAAGTTTCTCAAGTTTTTGAAACTGCCAGGCTCAGGGGATAAACTACAGAATCCAAACTCTCTGAGGCTTAGTCCTCAACTTACTCAAACCTCCAAAATTCCTTGTAGGAGCAATAATTATGAGGCATTTCCCTCACCACGCCTTAGTCGAAAGGCAAATGAAGAATTAGCTGGTCCAGAAACTGATAATAATCCACCTTCTCCATCTGAGTTTAATAATTCTGATGCCAATAGGCAAGGACAAACAGAAAGGTCAAACAATTTAATAAATAGGCCTGGAATACAGTGTTACACCAAAAAGTCACATGATTATGAAAATGTTCCTGCTAAAAATACTGTGCTTCCCACTGCGAACCAAACTGAGGATTTGGATCTGTCTCCCAAACTAATTGGGGAAGTATGCTCCTCTAATTGTTCCCCTGGGCCTTGTGTTCATTCCCAAGCAAATTCTTCCGATGACCATAATGGTCAGATAAACACACCATTTATAAGAAAGCATGTAACTTCCAGGAAACCAACCGAATCTGCTGGACCTCTCCCATTTAAAGAAAGAATTGGAAAGCCAAGAAGCTCTGACAGCCAACAGTCAGAACTTACTGTTGCAGTGACTGATGAAAACAGGGTTATACCAGATGGCCCTGATATTCGTCCTATGAAAAGATCCTTGGGTGTGAGCAGTTTAAGGACTCCTGAGCCTGGATCTACTGAGAGTTATCCACCAAGGTACCATGGGCAAAAATCTGATTCTGCTCGGAGTCGACAAACGGTTTCTAATTGTCAACCAGGCTCACCTCATGGTCCACGTAATCAATCTCGTGCACCACCTGTCCCAAGCAAGTCTCCACGTAGCCCTCATGGAAGCCCAACAAAGCTACCCGCTAAGTCCCCAAGTAAGGCAACAGCCAAGCCTCTTGTATCTCGACCCCTAAGTGAAGAGTTGAgaccaagtcccagacaacccACTCTTCCAAATGATGAGAAACAAAGGATGCAATCCCCTGGTGCAGGCAAAAAAAGTAGCACCTGCCCAGACTATGCATGTCCCCGAAGTCCAGGCTCGCAGGGCACAGAAAATCTTCCACTGAGTGTTCTGCACTCTGCCATTGAAGAAAAGGTTATGAAGGGCATTAAAGAAAACATGTTAAGGTTGCAGGAACAGCACCGTGCACCTGTTCCTGATCCTAAGCAACGTAATTCCAGTGGTATTGCAAGCTGGTTTGGCTTAAAGAAAAGCAAACTACCTGCTCTTAGTCGTAGGCCTGAGGCAACCCGTGTCAAAGATGAGAAGAGGGAGAGAGCTGCGAGCGGCTCTCCTCGTACAAGGGATACAAAGGGTGAGAGTCTGAATATTTCCATGTTGATGGAAAAAGCTGAGGATCTACGAAAAGCACTTCAGGAGGAGAGAGCTTACATCAATGGTCTATCTCTTGACAAGAATCGCACAGCTATATCTATAGATCAGACACTAGAAACTTCAAGATCCTTGACAGCTGACCATTTTATGCAACAGCTCTTGAATCGGTGAGTGTGGCCTACTCATAgcaattaagggtactttcacactagtgttattcttttccggtattgagagagTCCCGTCCTAgggactcaatactggaaaaaaactgaccagttttatcctaatacattttgaatggagagcaatccattcagtatgcatcaggatgtcttcagttcagccaCTCTTACGGTATCTGGCCGGAGCAAATACCGCAGCATGGTGTGGTAtcttctctgtccaaaattccggaatgccggatctggcattattttccatttgaaatgcattaatgccggatcggcAGAAAGTGTTCAGGCAAagcggatccggttttccagtctgcgcatgcgcagacctttttaagaatataaaaaataaataaataccggatctgttttttcagATGACACCCGAGACACGGATccagtgtttcaatgcatttgttagggtactttcacactagcggcaggatgaatCTGACGGGGtgatttcgccatgccgccggactgctgctccgtcccaattgactataatgggggcgggggcgaaGCTCCAGTGCAGCACAGcgaaaaggccgccggactaaaagtactgcatgtccgactttttagtccggccgcctcttgctgtgcactgccgtgctgccccggagctccacccccgtccccattttagtcgatggggacggagcggcagcaccgcgaaatagcggcaggacgcatccgccaggctgttcacctgccgctagtgtgaacgtagccttagacggatccatctacaaatgctatcagtttgcacactgatttccggatccggcaggcagttcagtcgccggaactgcctgccggatcttcacaacgcaagtgtgaaattacccttagGATGCCTTCTAAAAATTATTTCAATGAATCCGGtagctttcattttttaaatgattcaGGCTTCATTAAATAGTTATTGTATAGGTACAATGAATCATACACCTACTATAATGACAAAAATGTGGCCTAGATATTAAGGGATTGTATTAAAaggggcatttatcatgtagagaattaatgcaaggcacttactaatgtattgtgattgtccatattgccccctttgcAAAAAGACTCtgtggtggctgggaccgtgtgGGTATACAtgggcacgcatgcgcagcagctcctgtcTCGGCCATCTTGTGTCTGtgctgcagtggtggccgtgacgcctggaaacgagcagtgtgtaatgggatggaaaaatgaatccagtgaggaaagaaggcaatatggacaatcacaatacattagtaagtgcatggtattaactttctctatatgataaatgccatttgctgaagcgagacaaccttATTAAAGCCTGCACATTAAATTTCATTGTTGAGCCCTTGGGACTAACTCATAAGACCAGGTGTTTTTGTTgtgtgtgttattttttatttttttttggcacctaTTTTTGAGCAAAAAAAGCCTCCAGTTGTTCTCTCTGAGCCTATGGGAATTATGAAATGAGAAcaatgtttgtttttgtttttagtaATGTTTTTTCACATTCTTATTACTCACGCAGTGCATTTTTGGGTCTGTATTATTTTGAAAATGGCAGCAtggtctaaggctacatgcacacgacagtgaaaaacggacatgtgatgtacatttttttttaacggccatcacacatccgttttaagaccaatgatagtctatggggttattcacgtGGCAGTTTTTTTGACTGTCAGTCAAAAACggacgtaaaaaaatagaacatactcTATCTTGTCTGTGTTTCACTGacagactgcccccatacaattgaatgggtccatttTTAACGTCCGTTTCTCAGAAATGCATCAGCGAAAAAAAAGTCTGTTTAAAAATGtccgtcgtgtgcatgtagcctgactGTGGAGTTTTTGGGCTCATGTTCTGGCTTttgtgtaccttttttttttttttaatatactttttttcccccctctacttaaataaaaaaatttcagtgtgtggctttttttttttttttatagaggaagtgacatcagaggggATTATATACTTCACTGTTTAAAACACATGccttaaaaa
This is a stretch of genomic DNA from Bufo gargarizans isolate SCDJY-AF-19 chromosome 3, ASM1485885v1, whole genome shotgun sequence. It encodes these proteins:
- the NCKAP5L gene encoding nck-associated protein 5-like isoform X2 — encoded protein: MTSEVEEEIRLLGGGVSEPLVIQNLLERLRELETENTALAQANETQRETYERCLDEVANHVVQALLNQKDLREECIKLKKRVFDLERQNRALSDLFHQKLQRSSGSSPEVLSDSQGADLDRISVSLPLGQCGVQREEKQRSGRSQPSCRSVDAMSPFLRKKAQILEVLRRLEATGSRSGSSCTTPPMYLGGISSANGNGLRVRPDQGLDYVNGEGLTSSEHGGDEPWASCLLLAQNGWEELLKWKPVQREPPAGSPGEGGGEHLGLASGEDAQQSLRQAEGSSSSSDDDIGDPPPPCNEIRQRLPLTDLTKGLAPCMCSRGAVDKRGPIEGYSDGTGYSRGHTGHLHSLTCYSRSLRDMAESQHVPVTPPAVTERGDSLSSSPGKQSISENASDGPSSSCPPSPEAAVSLPRDGTIFSHKNAVQEQQDDCPQPSMVVSNPTCPDPEDALIPSSEPQTPHIPSPAKFLKFLKLPGSGDKLQNPNSLRLSPQLTQTSKIPCRSNNYEAFPSPRLSRKANEELAGPETDNNPPSPSEFNNSDANRQGQTERSNNLINRPGIQCYTKKSHDYENVPAKNTVLPTANQTEDLDLSPKLIGEVCSSNCSPGPCVHSQANSSDDHNGQINTPFIRKHVTSRKPTESAGPLPFKERIGKPRSSDSQQSELTVAVTDENRVIPDGPDIRPMKRSLGVSSLRTPEPGSTESYPPRYHGQKSDSARSRQTVSNCQPGSPHGPRNQSRAPPVPSKSPRSPHGSPTKLPAKSPSKATAKPLVSRPLSEELRPSPRQPTLPNDEKQRMQSPGAGKKSSTCPDYACPRSPGSQGTENLPLSVLHSAIEEKVMKGIKENMLRLQEQHRAPVPDPKQRNSSGIASWFGLKKSKLPALSRRPEATRVKDEKRERAASGSPRTRDTKGESLNISMLMEKAEDLRKALQEERAYINGLSLDKNRTAISIDQTLETSRSLTADHFMQQLLNRVDGKEVPAEGRVEGKAPLRDFPRLSPENKEQRPFRSPRNGMVAHVQRCEQKSMDQKREIVLPPDERISESITSEHFAACDSLTRTLDSGIGTFPPPDYCGGTPNKNTPKLKPRLDSPSVLPVGRFSAFPKAPRRARTLERDLRGVEEMFPSGQHQSVPAFHALLAEPEPAISHRMFGEDSNRERSLPQQGKNWTFPNSKVSAGSTENFRSRAHELEEIPSEGDRDCDMSGYPHSSLCFPSSRTPSTSEVGDEGTSEAKSRDNEQGQTGLENSESLSDSLYDSLSSCGSQG
- the NCKAP5L gene encoding nck-associated protein 5-like isoform X1; translation: MTSEVEEEIRLLGGGVSEPLVIQNLLERLRELETENTALAQANETQRETYERCLDEVANHVVQALLNQKDLREECIKLKKRVFDLERQNRALSDLFHQKLQRSSGSSPELHPLQVLSDSQGADLDRISVSLPLGQCGVQREEKQRSGRSQPSCRSVDAMSPFLRKKAQILEVLRRLEATGSRSGSSCTTPPMYLGGISSANGNGLRVRPDQGLDYVNGEGLTSSEHGGDEPWASCLLLAQNGWEELLKWKPVQREPPAGSPGEGGGEHLGLASGEDAQQSLRQAEGSSSSSDDDIGDPPPPCNEIRQRLPLTDLTKGLAPCMCSRGAVDKRGPIEGYSDGTGYSRGHTGHLHSLTCYSRSLRDMAESQHVPVTPPAVTERGDSLSSSPGKQSISENASDGPSSSCPPSPEAAVSLPRDGTIFSHKNAVQEQQDDCPQPSMVVSNPTCPDPEDALIPSSEPQTPHIPSPAKFLKFLKLPGSGDKLQNPNSLRLSPQLTQTSKIPCRSNNYEAFPSPRLSRKANEELAGPETDNNPPSPSEFNNSDANRQGQTERSNNLINRPGIQCYTKKSHDYENVPAKNTVLPTANQTEDLDLSPKLIGEVCSSNCSPGPCVHSQANSSDDHNGQINTPFIRKHVTSRKPTESAGPLPFKERIGKPRSSDSQQSELTVAVTDENRVIPDGPDIRPMKRSLGVSSLRTPEPGSTESYPPRYHGQKSDSARSRQTVSNCQPGSPHGPRNQSRAPPVPSKSPRSPHGSPTKLPAKSPSKATAKPLVSRPLSEELRPSPRQPTLPNDEKQRMQSPGAGKKSSTCPDYACPRSPGSQGTENLPLSVLHSAIEEKVMKGIKENMLRLQEQHRAPVPDPKQRNSSGIASWFGLKKSKLPALSRRPEATRVKDEKRERAASGSPRTRDTKGESLNISMLMEKAEDLRKALQEERAYINGLSLDKNRTAISIDQTLETSRSLTADHFMQQLLNRVDGKEVPAEGRVEGKAPLRDFPRLSPENKEQRPFRSPRNGMVAHVQRCEQKSMDQKREIVLPPDERISESITSEHFAACDSLTRTLDSGIGTFPPPDYCGGTPNKNTPKLKPRLDSPSVLPVGRFSAFPKAPRRARTLERDLRGVEEMFPSGQHQSVPAFHALLAEPEPAISHRMFGEDSNRERSLPQQGKNWTFPNSKVSAGSTENFRSRAHELEEIPSEGDRDCDMSGYPHSSLCFPSSRTPSTSEVGDEGTSEAKSRDNEQGQTGLENSESLSDSLYDSLSSCGSQG
- the NCKAP5L gene encoding nck-associated protein 5-like isoform X3, yielding MTSEVEEEIRLLGGGVSEPLVIQNLLERLRELETENTALAQANETQRETYERCLDEVANHVVQALLNQKDLREECIKLKKRVFDLERQNRALSDLFHQKLQRSSGSSPELHPLQVLSDSQGADLDRISVSLPLGQCGVQREEKQRSGRSQPSCRSVDAMSPFLRKKAQILEVLRRLEATGSRSGSSCTTPPMYLGGISSANGNGLRVRPDQGLDYVNGEGLTSSEHGGDEPWASCLLLAQNGWEELLKWKPVQREPPAGSPGEGGGEHLGLASGEDAQQSLRQAEGSSSSSDDDIGDPPPPCNEIRQRLPLTDLTKGLAPCMCSRGAVDKRGPIEGYSDGTGYSRGHTGHLHSLTCYSRSLRDMAESQHVPVTPPAVTERGDSLSSSPGKQSISENASDGPSSSCPPSPEAAVSLPRDGTIFSHKNAVQEQQDDCPQPSMVVSNPTCPDPEDALIPSSEPQTPHIPSPAKFLKFLKLPGSGDKLQNPNSLRLSPQLTQTSKIPCRSNNYEAFPSPRLSRKANEELAGPETDNNPPSPSEFNNSDANRQGQTERSNNLINRPGIQCYTKKSHDYENVPAKNTVLPTANQTEDLDLSPKLIGEVCSSNCSPGPCVHSQANSSDDHNGQINTPFIRKHVTSRKPTESAGPLPFKERIGKPRSSDSQQSELTVAVTDENRVIPDGPDIRPMKRSLGVSSLRTPEPGSTESYPPRYHGQKSDSARSRQTVSNCQPGSPHGPRNQSRAPPVPSKSPRSPHGSPTKLPAKSPSKATAKPLVSRPLSEELRPSPRQPTLPNDEKQRMQSPGAGKKSSTCPDYACPRSPGSQGTENLPLSVLHSAIEEKVMKGIKENMLRLQEQHRAPVPDPKQRNSSGIASWFGLKKSKLPALSRRPEATRVKDEKRERAASGSPRTRDTKGESLNISMLMEKAEDLRKALQEERAYINGLSLDKNRTAISIDQTLETSRSLTADHFMQQLLNRVDGKEVPAEGRVEGKAPLRDFPRLSPENKEQRPFRSPRNGMVAHVQRCEQKSMDQKREIVLPPDERISESITSEHFAVGRFSAFPKAPRRARTLERDLRGVEEMFPSGQHQSVPAFHALLAEPEPAISHRMFGEDSNRERSLPQQGKNWTFPNSKVSAGSTENFRSRAHELEEIPSEGDRDCDMSGYPHSSLCFPSSRTPSTSEVGDEGTSEAKSRDNEQGQTGLENSESLSDSLYDSLSSCGSQG